The Misgurnus anguillicaudatus chromosome 15, ASM2758022v2, whole genome shotgun sequence genome has a window encoding:
- the b3gat1a gene encoding galactosylgalactosylxylosylprotein 3-beta-glucuronosyltransferase 1 isoform X1 yields the protein MPKRRDILAIVLIVLPWTLLITVWHQSAIAPLLAIRKVCHHLVKEILIIPERLTVYRHRLADDGTESRREAGPATDSKEYCSQDKDIVEVVRTEYVYTRPPPWSDVLPTIHVITPTYSRPVQKAELTRLANTFLHVPNLHWILVEDSQRRTPLVTRLLRETGLNYTHLNVETPRNYKLRGDTRDPRIPRGTMQRNLALRWLRETFNSNSSQMGIVYFADDDNTYSLELFEEMRSTRKVSVWPVAFVGGLRYESPKVNAAGKVYGWKTVFDPHRPFAIDMAGFAINLRLILFKPQAYFKLRGVKGGYQESSLLRELVTLNDLEPKAANCTKILVWHTRTEKPVLVNEGKKGFTDPNVEI from the exons ATGCCGAAGAGAAGAGATATTCTTGCCATCGTGTTGATTGTGTTACCGTGGACCCTTCTCATCACTGTGTGGCATCAAAGTGCAATTGCCCCCCTACTTGCCATCCGAAAGG TCTGTCACCATCTAGTAAAAGAGATCTTAATCATACCAGAGCGACTAACGGTCTACCGACACCGGCTAGCAG ATGATGGAACCGAAAGCAGGCGTGAGGCCGGTCCAGCCACGGACTCAAAGGAGTACTGCTCGCAAGACAAGGACATAGTGGAGGTAGTCCGTACGGAGTACGTGTACACGAGACCTCCGCCCTGGTCCGATGTATTGCCCACCATTCACGTCATCACCCCGACGTACAGCCGCCCGGTGCAGAAGGCCGAGCTTACGCGACTGGCTAACACCTTTCTCCACGTGCCCAACCTACACTGGATCCTAGTGGAGGACTCTCAGAGGAGAACCCCACTGGTTACAAGGTTGCTGAGGGAGACGGGGCTGAACTACACGCACCTCAATGTGGAGACCCCGAGGAACTATAAGCTGCGAGGGGACACGAGAGATCCCAGGATTCCTCGAGGAACCATGCAGAGGAATCTGGCTCTGAGATGGCTACGGGAGACCTTCAACTCCAACAGCAGCCAGATGGGAATCGTGTATTTCGCAGATGACGATAACACGTATAGCTTGGAGCTCTTTGAGGAG ATGCGCTCAACCCGTAAAGTATCAGTGTGGCCAGTAGCGTTCGTTGGAGGTTTGCGGTACGAGTCTCCGAAGGTGAATGCAGCTGGAAAAGTCTACGGCTGGAAAACAGTTTTTGACCCTCACCGGCCCTTCGCCATCGATATGGCAGGTTTTGCCATCAACCTGCGGCTCATTCTGTTTAAGCCTCAGGCCTACTTCAAGTTGCGTGGAGTGAAGGGAGGCTACCAGGAGAGCAGCTTACTCAGAGAGCTGGTCACTCTTAATGACCTGGAGCCAAAAGCTGCCAACTGCACTAAG
- the b3gat1a gene encoding galactosylgalactosylxylosylprotein 3-beta-glucuronosyltransferase 1 isoform X2: protein MPKRRDILAIVLIVLPWTLLITVWHQSAIAPLLAIRKDDGTESRREAGPATDSKEYCSQDKDIVEVVRTEYVYTRPPPWSDVLPTIHVITPTYSRPVQKAELTRLANTFLHVPNLHWILVEDSQRRTPLVTRLLRETGLNYTHLNVETPRNYKLRGDTRDPRIPRGTMQRNLALRWLRETFNSNSSQMGIVYFADDDNTYSLELFEEMRSTRKVSVWPVAFVGGLRYESPKVNAAGKVYGWKTVFDPHRPFAIDMAGFAINLRLILFKPQAYFKLRGVKGGYQESSLLRELVTLNDLEPKAANCTKILVWHTRTEKPVLVNEGKKGFTDPNVEI from the exons ATGCCGAAGAGAAGAGATATTCTTGCCATCGTGTTGATTGTGTTACCGTGGACCCTTCTCATCACTGTGTGGCATCAAAGTGCAATTGCCCCCCTACTTGCCATCCGAAAGG ATGATGGAACCGAAAGCAGGCGTGAGGCCGGTCCAGCCACGGACTCAAAGGAGTACTGCTCGCAAGACAAGGACATAGTGGAGGTAGTCCGTACGGAGTACGTGTACACGAGACCTCCGCCCTGGTCCGATGTATTGCCCACCATTCACGTCATCACCCCGACGTACAGCCGCCCGGTGCAGAAGGCCGAGCTTACGCGACTGGCTAACACCTTTCTCCACGTGCCCAACCTACACTGGATCCTAGTGGAGGACTCTCAGAGGAGAACCCCACTGGTTACAAGGTTGCTGAGGGAGACGGGGCTGAACTACACGCACCTCAATGTGGAGACCCCGAGGAACTATAAGCTGCGAGGGGACACGAGAGATCCCAGGATTCCTCGAGGAACCATGCAGAGGAATCTGGCTCTGAGATGGCTACGGGAGACCTTCAACTCCAACAGCAGCCAGATGGGAATCGTGTATTTCGCAGATGACGATAACACGTATAGCTTGGAGCTCTTTGAGGAG ATGCGCTCAACCCGTAAAGTATCAGTGTGGCCAGTAGCGTTCGTTGGAGGTTTGCGGTACGAGTCTCCGAAGGTGAATGCAGCTGGAAAAGTCTACGGCTGGAAAACAGTTTTTGACCCTCACCGGCCCTTCGCCATCGATATGGCAGGTTTTGCCATCAACCTGCGGCTCATTCTGTTTAAGCCTCAGGCCTACTTCAAGTTGCGTGGAGTGAAGGGAGGCTACCAGGAGAGCAGCTTACTCAGAGAGCTGGTCACTCTTAATGACCTGGAGCCAAAAGCTGCCAACTGCACTAAG